Proteins encoded together in one Polaribacter reichenbachii window:
- a CDS encoding TonB-dependent receptor → MKNLIIVLFLIVANNIISQTISGKITATNGDEIPFANIYLKKTKSGTSSNEKGFYELKNIEKGTYILIVSSIGYQSKSLKITIKNNENLVKNITLSDDNSLDEIVISGTLRPVSKTASPVPVEVYSEAFFKKNPTPSVFESLQNVNGVRPQLNCNVCNTGDIHINGLEGPYTFVLIDGMPIVSGLSTVYGLTGIPQALIERVEVVKGPASTLFGSEAVGGIINIITKKPSNSPKLTTDTFVSSWGEVNTDLGLRYQLSEKAQGLLGVNYFNFQNRIDNNDDNFTDLTLQNRISLFNKINIERKSNKVFTIASRYVYEDRWGGELDWEREFRGSDIKYGESIYTNRWELFGTYQLPTTKNINFQFSTNGHYQDSFYGTDAYDAEQFIAFGQLVYNKQIKETHDILLGLAYRYTSYDDNTFATFEDDGITNKPSIIHLPGIFLQDEISLSKRKKLLLGVRWDHNSLHGNIFSPRINYKWNSRNNSNIFRASIGNGFRVANVFTEDHAALTGAREVEFDGDLDPETSWNANLNFVKKINTENSFITLDASAFYTYFDNRILPDYETDVNKIIYANLDGYSVSKGVSLNADVLFTNGLSFNVGTTLMDVSVTENNIKTRQLLTESFSGVWSVSYRFNNDLKLDYTGNLYGPMRLPLLGPNDLRDEYSPWYSIQNIQLSKKFSNSFEVYGGVKNLLNFTPAANSISRAFDPFDKQVDPNDPDALTFDPSYVYASNQGIRAFVGLRYTIF, encoded by the coding sequence ATGAAGAACTTAATAATCGTACTTTTTTTAATCGTAGCGAATAATATTATTAGTCAAACAATATCAGGAAAAATTACTGCTACAAATGGAGATGAAATTCCGTTTGCAAACATTTATTTAAAGAAAACTAAATCCGGAACTTCATCTAACGAAAAAGGGTTTTACGAATTAAAAAACATAGAAAAAGGAACATATATCTTAATTGTTAGCAGTATTGGTTATCAATCAAAATCATTAAAAATTACAATTAAAAACAATGAAAATTTAGTTAAAAATATCACTTTATCAGATGATAATTCTTTGGATGAAATTGTAATTTCTGGAACGTTAAGACCGGTTTCTAAAACAGCAAGTCCTGTACCTGTAGAAGTGTATAGCGAAGCTTTTTTTAAGAAAAACCCTACGCCTTCAGTTTTTGAATCGTTGCAAAATGTAAACGGAGTAAGACCTCAATTAAATTGTAACGTTTGTAATACTGGCGATATTCATATCAATGGTTTAGAAGGCCCTTATACTTTTGTTTTAATTGATGGAATGCCAATTGTAAGTGGTTTATCTACAGTGTATGGTTTAACAGGAATTCCGCAAGCTTTAATAGAAAGAGTCGAAGTCGTAAAAGGACCTGCATCTACTTTATTTGGTTCTGAAGCTGTTGGCGGAATTATAAATATCATCACTAAAAAACCATCAAATTCGCCAAAATTAACCACAGACACTTTTGTAAGCTCTTGGGGAGAAGTAAATACAGATTTAGGTTTACGTTATCAATTATCAGAAAAAGCTCAAGGATTATTAGGTGTAAATTATTTTAATTTTCAAAATAGAATTGATAATAACGATGATAATTTTACAGATTTAACGCTTCAAAACAGAATATCACTTTTTAATAAAATTAATATTGAGCGAAAAAGCAATAAAGTTTTTACCATTGCTAGTAGATATGTTTATGAAGACAGATGGGGAGGAGAATTAGATTGGGAACGTGAGTTTAGAGGATCTGATATTAAATACGGAGAAAGCATTTACACCAACAGATGGGAATTATTTGGTACATACCAATTACCCACCACAAAAAACATTAATTTTCAATTTAGTACAAATGGGCATTATCAAGATTCTTTTTATGGAACAGATGCTTACGATGCAGAACAATTTATTGCGTTTGGGCAATTGGTTTACAACAAGCAAATTAAAGAAACTCACGATATTTTATTAGGTCTAGCCTACAGATACACTTCTTATGACGACAATACTTTTGCCACTTTCGAAGATGATGGAATTACAAATAAACCTTCTATAATTCATTTGCCAGGTATTTTTTTACAGGATGAAATTAGTTTAAGCAAACGCAAAAAATTGTTACTTGGTGTTAGATGGGATCATAATAGTTTACACGGAAATATATTCTCGCCAAGAATAAATTACAAATGGAATTCTAGAAATAATTCTAATATTTTTAGAGCAAGTATTGGAAATGGCTTTAGAGTTGCCAACGTTTTTACAGAAGATCATGCTGCGTTAACAGGTGCAAGAGAAGTTGAGTTTGATGGAGATTTAGACCCAGAAACTTCGTGGAATGCGAATCTGAATTTTGTGAAGAAGATAAATACCGAGAATTCATTTATCACCTTAGATGCAAGTGCTTTTTACACCTATTTTGATAACAGAATTTTACCTGACTACGAAACAGATGTAAACAAAATTATTTACGCTAATTTAGACGGATATTCAGTCTCTAAAGGAGTTTCTTTAAATGCTGATGTACTTTTTACAAATGGTTTATCTTTTAATGTAGGTACTACTTTAATGGATGTTTCTGTAACTGAAAATAATATTAAAACAAGACAATTATTAACGGAAAGTTTTAGTGGAGTTTGGTCTGTTTCTTATCGTTTTAACAATGATTTAAAACTAGATTATACTGGTAATTTATATGGTCCAATGCGTTTACCCTTATTAGGCCCAAATGATTTAAGAGACGAATATTCGCCTTGGTATAGCATACAAAACATTCAATTGTCTAAAAAGTTTTCGAATAGTTTTGAGGTTTATGGTGGAGTAAAAAACCTATTAAATTTTACACCCGCTGCAAATAGTATTTCTAGAGCTTTTGATCCTTTTGACAAACAAGTAGACCCAAATGATCCAGATGCTTTAACTTTTGACCCCAGTTATGTTTATGCTTCAAACCAAGGAATAAGAGCTTTTGTAGGTTTACGTTACACAATCTTTTAA
- a CDS encoding thioredoxin family protein, producing the protein MKINKVLTFILFFGCFAVNAQQTEIKLKEYSFSETERLQENNPRPLFIFIYTDWCKICEGMKKTTFKNNEVISLLNKHFYFIKLNGEEKKDITFLGKTFAYKPTGNKTGTHQLAKELSSIKGKISYPTTTILNSKFEIDIQVDSFINSKKMKKILESYLNH; encoded by the coding sequence ATGAAAATAAATAAAGTTCTAACTTTTATTCTTTTCTTCGGATGTTTTGCAGTAAATGCGCAACAAACAGAAATTAAACTAAAAGAATATTCATTTTCTGAGACTGAACGTCTGCAAGAAAACAATCCTAGACCTTTATTTATTTTCATCTACACAGATTGGTGTAAGATTTGTGAAGGAATGAAAAAAACTACATTTAAAAACAATGAAGTTATTTCACTATTAAATAAGCATTTTTATTTTATCAAATTAAATGGAGAAGAAAAAAAAGACATCACTTTTTTAGGCAAAACATTTGCATACAAACCTACAGGAAATAAAACAGGTACACACCAATTAGCTAAAGAATTGTCATCAATAAAAGGCAAAATAAGTTACCCAACAACAACAATTCTAAATTCAAAATTTGAAATAGATATTCAGGTTGATAGTTTTATCAACAGTAAAAAAATGAAGAAAATATTAGAAAGCTATCTAAATCACTAG
- the mfd gene encoding transcription-repair coupling factor has protein sequence MSKQNIVNQYQKSANVSQVITALQQDKNHFQITNLVGSSLSFVISETFKSADKPYLLIFNDKEEAAYYLNDLEQLLGDKNVLFYPGSYRRPYQIEETDNANVLLRSEVLNRINSRKKPAVIVTYPTALFEKVVTKTELDKNTLKVGISDNLSLDFVNEVLFEYKFKRVDFVTEPGDFSVRGGIIDVFSFSNDEPYRIEFFGDEIDSIRTFDVETQLSKEKLKKVSIMPNVENKALQEKRESFLKYISSKTVIFTKNVDLLSNKLDKFFTKAEDAFKELSKEINHSKPSELFCDGNFIKNQLQDFTLVNFGSSNSDEKSDVVFNTQPQPSFNKQFNLLIDNLEEYHKAGFTNYIFCANEQQAKRFHDIFDDAEQKVHYETVVFPLYQGFVDVDSRLVCYTDHQIFERYHKFRLKNGYAKKQAITLQELNKLEIGDYVTHMDHGIGKFGGLQKIDVQGNKQEAIKLIYGERDILYVSIHSLHKISKFNGKDGKAPKIYKLGSGAWKKIKQKTKARVKHIAFNLIQLYAKRKLQKGFAFGPDTHIQHELEGSFMYEDTPDQFTATQDVKNDMEKEQPMDRLVCGDVGFGKTEVAVRAAFKAVDNGKQVAILVPTTILAFQHYKTFSERLKDFPIKIDYLNRFRSAKQKTTAIDGVNNGEVDIIIGTHQLTNQRIKFKDLGLLIIDEEQKFGVAVKDKLKTLKENVDTLTLTATPIPRTLQFSLMAARDLSVIKTPPPNRHPIESNVIRFSEETIRDAISYEVSRGGQVFFIHNRIENIKEVAGLLQRLVPSAKIGIGHGQMEGKKLEELMLGFMAGDFDVLVSTTIIESGLDVPNANTIFINNANNFGLSDLHQMRGRVGRSNKKAFCYFITPPYHMMTDDARKRIEALVLFSDLGSGINIAMKDLEIRGAGDLLGGEQSGFINDIGFDTYQKILQEAIEELKENEFADLYPTDKLKPKEYVKEVQIDTDFEILFPDDYINSITERLALYNKLGTLKEEKELQVFESEITDRFGEIPTKVEDLLDSVRIKWLAKDLGLEKIILKQKRMIGYFVANQQSDFYQTEAFSRMLKYVQKNPKSCVMKEKQTKNGLRLMITFIKIDTVKTALTILQKI, from the coding sequence TTGAGTAAGCAGAACATTGTAAATCAATATCAAAAATCTGCGAATGTTTCGCAGGTTATTACAGCCCTTCAACAAGACAAAAATCATTTTCAAATTACGAATTTGGTGGGTTCTTCGTTGTCTTTTGTTATATCTGAAACTTTTAAAAGTGCTGACAAACCTTATCTTTTAATCTTTAATGATAAAGAAGAAGCTGCCTATTATTTAAATGATTTAGAGCAACTTTTAGGTGATAAAAATGTACTCTTTTATCCTGGCTCTTACAGAAGACCTTATCAAATAGAAGAAACTGACAATGCCAATGTATTATTGCGTTCAGAGGTTTTGAACAGAATAAATTCTCGTAAAAAACCAGCTGTAATTGTAACTTATCCAACTGCTTTGTTCGAGAAAGTAGTTACAAAAACAGAACTAGACAAAAACACCTTAAAAGTTGGTATTAGCGATAACTTATCGCTCGATTTTGTAAACGAAGTTTTATTCGAATATAAATTTAAACGTGTAGACTTTGTTACTGAGCCTGGAGATTTTTCTGTAAGAGGTGGAATTATAGATGTTTTTTCCTTTTCTAATGATGAACCTTACAGAATAGAATTTTTTGGTGATGAAATAGATAGCATCAGAACTTTTGATGTAGAAACGCAATTATCTAAAGAAAAACTAAAAAAAGTTTCAATAATGCCAAATGTAGAAAACAAGGCATTACAAGAAAAAAGAGAAAGTTTTTTAAAATACATTTCATCAAAAACAGTAATTTTTACTAAAAATGTAGATTTACTTTCTAATAAATTGGATAAGTTTTTTACCAAAGCCGAAGATGCTTTTAAAGAATTATCTAAAGAAATTAATCATTCTAAACCTTCTGAATTGTTTTGTGATGGTAATTTCATCAAAAATCAATTGCAAGATTTTACACTGGTAAATTTTGGAAGTTCAAATTCTGATGAAAAATCTGATGTTGTTTTTAACACACAACCGCAACCATCATTTAATAAACAATTTAATTTATTAATTGATAATTTAGAAGAATATCATAAAGCAGGTTTTACCAATTATATTTTCTGCGCCAACGAACAACAAGCAAAACGTTTTCACGATATTTTTGATGATGCAGAACAAAAAGTCCATTACGAAACTGTAGTTTTTCCTTTATATCAAGGTTTTGTTGATGTAGATAGCAGATTGGTTTGTTATACAGATCATCAAATATTTGAACGTTATCATAAATTCCGATTAAAAAATGGCTATGCCAAAAAGCAAGCCATTACACTACAAGAATTAAATAAACTTGAAATTGGTGATTATGTAACCCATATGGATCATGGAATTGGAAAATTTGGTGGCTTACAAAAAATTGATGTTCAAGGTAATAAACAAGAAGCTATTAAATTAATTTATGGCGAACGCGACATTTTATATGTAAGTATACACTCGCTTCATAAAATTTCGAAATTTAACGGTAAAGATGGTAAAGCACCTAAAATATACAAACTAGGTTCTGGTGCTTGGAAAAAAATTAAACAAAAAACAAAAGCTAGAGTTAAGCATATTGCGTTTAATTTAATTCAGTTGTATGCCAAAAGAAAACTACAAAAAGGCTTTGCTTTTGGTCCAGATACACACATACAACACGAGTTAGAAGGTAGTTTTATGTATGAAGACACTCCAGATCAATTTACAGCTACGCAGGATGTAAAAAATGATATGGAAAAAGAACAACCTATGGACAGATTGGTTTGTGGTGATGTTGGTTTTGGAAAAACTGAAGTTGCTGTAAGAGCTGCTTTCAAAGCCGTTGATAACGGTAAACAAGTTGCCATTTTAGTACCAACAACAATTTTAGCTTTTCAGCATTACAAAACTTTTTCAGAAAGACTAAAAGATTTTCCTATCAAAATAGATTATTTAAATCGTTTTAGATCTGCCAAGCAAAAAACTACTGCTATTGATGGTGTAAATAATGGAGAAGTTGATATTATTATAGGTACACATCAACTTACTAATCAACGTATAAAATTTAAAGATTTAGGCCTTTTAATTATTGATGAAGAGCAAAAATTTGGTGTTGCTGTTAAGGACAAATTAAAAACATTAAAAGAAAATGTAGATACCTTAACGCTTACTGCTACTCCAATTCCGAGAACTTTACAATTTAGTTTAATGGCTGCCAGAGATTTATCAGTAATAAAAACACCACCACCAAACAGACATCCTATAGAAAGTAATGTAATTCGTTTTTCTGAAGAAACCATTCGTGATGCAATTTCTTACGAAGTTTCTAGAGGAGGTCAAGTTTTCTTTATCCATAATAGAATCGAAAACATTAAAGAAGTTGCGGGTCTATTACAAAGATTAGTTCCATCAGCAAAAATAGGAATTGGTCATGGGCAAATGGAAGGTAAAAAGTTAGAGGAATTAATGCTCGGTTTTATGGCTGGCGATTTTGATGTATTAGTATCAACAACCATTATAGAAAGTGGTTTAGACGTACCAAATGCCAATACAATTTTTATAAATAACGCAAATAACTTCGGATTGTCTGACTTGCATCAAATGCGTGGAAGAGTAGGTAGATCTAACAAAAAAGCCTTCTGTTATTTTATAACACCTCCTTATCATATGATGACAGATGATGCTAGAAAACGTATAGAAGCTTTGGTTTTATTTTCTGATTTAGGAAGCGGAATTAACATTGCCATGAAAGATTTAGAAATTCGTGGTGCTGGAGATTTATTAGGTGGTGAACAAAGTGGTTTTATTAATGATATAGGTTTTGATACCTATCAAAAAATATTACAAGAAGCTATTGAAGAACTGAAAGAAAATGAATTTGCAGATCTGTATCCTACAGATAAGTTAAAACCAAAGGAATATGTAAAAGAGGTTCAAATTGATACTGATTTTGAAATCCTTTTTCCTGATGATTATATCAATTCTATTACAGAAAGATTAGCATTATATAACAAACTAGGTACTTTAAAAGAAGAAAAAGAACTACAAGTTTTTGAATCTGAAATTACAGATCGTTTTGGAGAAATACCAACTAAAGTTGAAGATTTATTAGATTCTGTTAGAATAAAATGGTTAGCAAAAGATCTTGGTTTAGAAAAAATCATCTTAAAACAAAAAAGAATGATTGGGTATTTTGTTGCGAATCAACAAAGTGATTTTTACCAAACAGAGGCATTTTCTAGAATGTTAAAATACGTTCAAAAAAATCCTAAAAGTTGTGTTATGAAAGAAAAACAAACCAAAAATGGTTTACGCTTAATGATAACTTTTATAAAAATTGATACCGTAAAAACCGCACTAACCATTTTACAAAAGATTTAA
- a CDS encoding DMT family transporter: MQNTHAKNLSILLLGTLFVSTSGVLGRYIAMPAEAIILCRAFIASILMFVFCKYKKVDFKIKTTKDKISFLIGGFLMGAHWVTYFYALKLSNVALGMLSIYTFPVITAFLEPFFSKQKINVVHIFLAILVLIGVYILVPEFSLENNKLKGILFGILSAFFYALRNLMVKKEVTKYNGSMLMFYQMIVVTVLLLPTLFFSDFSNTVNQLPFLLLVALLTTAIGHTLMVNSLQHFSATTTSIISSVQPIFGIIMAYFFVKEIPSFNTFIGGGLILSTVIIESFRSRK; encoded by the coding sequence ATGCAAAATACCCACGCAAAAAATTTATCAATATTACTTCTAGGAACACTATTTGTAAGTACTTCTGGAGTTTTAGGAAGATATATTGCTATGCCAGCAGAAGCCATTATTTTATGCAGAGCTTTTATAGCATCAATTTTAATGTTTGTTTTTTGCAAATACAAAAAAGTAGATTTTAAAATAAAAACAACAAAAGATAAAATTTCATTTTTAATAGGTGGTTTTTTAATGGGTGCACATTGGGTAACTTATTTTTACGCACTAAAACTATCTAATGTGGCATTAGGTATGTTGTCTATTTATACTTTTCCTGTAATTACTGCTTTTTTAGAACCTTTTTTTAGCAAACAAAAAATAAATGTTGTTCATATTTTTTTAGCAATTTTGGTGTTAATTGGAGTCTATATCTTAGTCCCAGAATTTTCTTTAGAAAACAATAAATTAAAAGGGATTTTATTCGGTATACTTTCTGCCTTCTTTTATGCACTAAGAAATTTAATGGTAAAAAAAGAGGTGACAAAATACAATGGTAGTATGCTAATGTTCTATCAAATGATTGTAGTTACTGTTTTACTATTACCAACTTTATTTTTTAGCGATTTTTCTAATACTGTCAATCAACTTCCATTCTTACTATTAGTAGCTTTATTAACTACAGCAATTGGTCATACTTTAATGGTGAATTCCTTGCAACATTTTTCTGCAACAACAACAAGTATAATTAGCAGTGTACAACCAATTTTCGGAATTATCATGGCATATTTCTTTGTGAAAGAAATTCCATCTTTTAACACCTTTATCGGGGGTGGTTTAATTTTATCTACAGTAATTATAGAAAGTTTTAGAAGTAGAAAGTAA